A single region of the Streptomyces vilmorinianum genome encodes:
- a CDS encoding DNRLRE domain-containing protein, whose translation MHRSTGRSRGPARRGGAHGLALPLALILLAETGAALGLAPLATAAEPVVTARTAPAAPASTASRDETNARLTAQAQGRRIEVVSARTERTTLWANPDGTMSVESFAGPVRYRENGRWVAVDVNLVKDADGSVRAKAHPRGLRLAGRTGSTGGDLVTLGSGDQEIALGWQGALPEPTLRGPKATYENVLPGTDLVVEATRTGFEQYLVVDDRQAAERAASFSLPVRTKGLKAEQKADETLVLTDTRTGKEAGRAPTPFMWDASAGPDGAAGAHKARVDLDVAQRAGGFDLTINADRGFLADKNTKYPVTIDPAVYFGTNFDTFVRNGDTADFSGGVDLRVGREWQKGEARSFVNFPRHSSVTGQDILNAELNLYATWSDSCEARPWEIWDTGTASTATTWGSQPAWRSKVTSSSQTYGHTDCGVRWISENITPLVKQWSQTNRTVDTIGLRATDEADYKAFKIFASADTPQAPSILVTYETPADPVKDHVVYWNDVLQETFRQVGGAPGPLARAGAMMHGAIYDAANSARCAEGPAKCLGDAYLVKATATNGALPDVNSAIDHAAFDVLRSVFPDHDFDAEIADARATIPAAVTAGQRAAGTEIGQKAAVAMIAARQNDGSAPIAPYTGSTQPGYWRPTGTGDGATPQWGTVKPFGMASSTQFRTSGPAGHTQMSTLLPSQTYADQVNEVKSLGRAESTTRTADQTKAALFWANDLDGTYKPPGQLFDHTQILSRQHGITVAGNAKLFALTAFAMADAAIVAWDMKYQTAVDLWRPESAIRLDGDGNANTTADGNWQPLSQDRNGAHFSPAFPAYVSGHATFAGAWAKATQDWFGTDQISWTATTEDPNALGVTRSFSTISAAANENAVGRVWLGVHYRFDGTDGVSAGTNAAAHVSANRLGPNTAATWTTYEVLHNLAGCQEVGKRLVAEHRWNAYQCTQVNAPEPDHTLSVK comes from the coding sequence GCCCAGGCACAGGGCCGGCGGATCGAGGTCGTCAGCGCCCGCACCGAGCGCACCACCCTGTGGGCGAACCCCGACGGCACCATGTCCGTGGAGTCCTTCGCCGGACCGGTGCGCTACCGCGAGAACGGCCGCTGGGTCGCGGTCGACGTCAACCTCGTCAAGGACGCCGACGGCTCCGTACGGGCCAAGGCGCACCCGCGGGGCCTGCGCCTCGCCGGGCGCACCGGATCCACCGGCGGCGACCTCGTCACCCTCGGGAGCGGGGACCAGGAGATAGCCCTCGGCTGGCAGGGCGCGCTGCCCGAGCCCACGCTGCGGGGCCCGAAGGCCACGTACGAGAACGTCCTCCCCGGCACCGACCTCGTCGTCGAGGCCACCCGTACCGGCTTCGAGCAGTACCTCGTGGTCGACGACCGGCAGGCCGCCGAACGCGCGGCGAGCTTCAGCCTTCCCGTACGGACCAAGGGGCTCAAGGCCGAGCAGAAGGCCGACGAGACACTGGTCCTCACCGACACCCGCACCGGCAAGGAGGCCGGGCGCGCCCCGACCCCCTTCATGTGGGACGCCTCCGCGGGCCCCGACGGGGCGGCCGGCGCGCACAAGGCCCGGGTGGACCTCGATGTGGCCCAGCGGGCAGGGGGCTTCGACCTCACCATCAACGCCGACCGGGGCTTCCTCGCGGACAAGAACACGAAGTACCCGGTCACGATCGACCCCGCCGTCTACTTCGGCACCAACTTCGACACCTTCGTCCGCAACGGCGACACGGCCGACTTCTCCGGCGGCGTCGACCTGCGTGTGGGCCGCGAGTGGCAGAAGGGCGAGGCGCGCTCCTTCGTCAACTTCCCGCGCCACTCCTCGGTCACCGGCCAGGACATCCTCAACGCCGAACTCAACCTCTACGCCACCTGGTCGGACTCCTGCGAGGCGCGGCCCTGGGAGATCTGGGACACCGGCACCGCCTCCACCGCCACCACCTGGGGCAGCCAGCCGGCCTGGCGCTCCAAGGTGACCTCGTCGAGCCAGACGTACGGACACACGGACTGCGGCGTCCGCTGGATCTCCGAGAACATCACCCCGCTGGTGAAGCAGTGGTCCCAGACCAACCGCACGGTCGACACGATCGGCCTGCGCGCCACCGACGAGGCCGACTACAAGGCGTTCAAGATCTTCGCCTCCGCCGACACACCGCAGGCGCCGTCGATCCTCGTCACGTACGAGACCCCGGCCGACCCGGTGAAGGACCACGTCGTCTACTGGAACGACGTCCTGCAGGAGACCTTCCGGCAGGTCGGCGGAGCCCCCGGCCCGCTCGCCCGCGCCGGGGCGATGATGCACGGCGCCATCTACGACGCCGCCAACTCGGCGCGCTGCGCGGAGGGGCCCGCCAAGTGCCTCGGTGACGCCTACCTGGTGAAGGCCACCGCCACCAACGGCGCCCTGCCGGACGTGAACAGCGCGATCGACCACGCCGCCTTCGACGTCCTGCGCTCCGTCTTCCCGGACCACGACTTCGACGCCGAGATCGCCGACGCCCGCGCCACGATCCCCGCCGCGGTCACCGCCGGGCAGCGCGCGGCGGGCACGGAGATCGGGCAGAAGGCCGCCGTCGCGATGATCGCCGCCCGGCAGAACGACGGCTCGGCGCCCATCGCGCCGTACACCGGCAGTACCCAGCCGGGCTACTGGCGTCCGACGGGCACGGGCGACGGAGCCACCCCGCAGTGGGGCACCGTCAAGCCGTTCGGCATGGCGTCCAGCACGCAGTTCCGCACGTCCGGCCCCGCCGGGCACACGCAGATGAGCACGCTGCTGCCGAGCCAGACCTACGCCGACCAGGTCAACGAGGTGAAGAGCCTGGGCAGGGCGGAGTCCACCACACGGACCGCCGACCAGACGAAGGCGGCCCTGTTCTGGGCCAACGACCTCGACGGCACCTACAAGCCGCCGGGCCAGCTCTTCGACCACACGCAGATCCTGTCGCGCCAGCACGGCATCACCGTGGCCGGCAACGCCAAGCTGTTCGCGCTGACCGCCTTCGCCATGGCGGACGCGGCCATCGTCGCCTGGGACATGAAGTACCAGACCGCCGTCGACCTGTGGCGGCCGGAGAGCGCCATCCGCCTCGACGGCGACGGCAACGCGAACACCACCGCCGACGGCAACTGGCAGCCGCTCTCCCAGGACCGCAACGGCGCGCACTTCAGCCCCGCGTTCCCGGCGTACGTCTCGGGCCACGCGACCTTCGCGGGCGCCTGGGCCAAGGCCACGCAGGACTGGTTCGGCACCGACCAGATCAGCTGGACGGCGACCACGGAGGACCCCAACGCCCTCGGCGTCACCCGGAGTTTCTCCACGATCTCGGCCGCGGCGAACGAGAACGCCGTCGGACGGGTCTGGCTCGGCGTGCACTACCGGTTCGACGGCACCGACGGTGTGAGCGCCGGCACCAACGCCGCCGCCCACGTCTCGGCGAACCGGCTGGGGCCGAACACGGCCGCCACCTGGACGACGTACGAGGTCCTGCACAACCTCGCCGGCTGCCAGGAGGTCGGCAAGCGGCTGGTCGCGGAGCACCGCTGGAACGCGTACCAGTGCACGCAGGTCAACGCCCCCGAACCCGACCACACGCTCTCTGTGAAGTAG